One window of Candidatus Binatia bacterium genomic DNA carries:
- the rpsU gene encoding 30S ribosomal protein S21, whose translation MAGVRVKENEPLDSAIRRFKKQCEKAGILAELRKREHYEKPSVRRKKKELAAKKRYLRRMARAAGL comes from the coding sequence TTGGCAGGCGTGCGCGTAAAAGAAAACGAACCGCTCGATAGTGCTATCCGAAGGTTTAAGAAGCAGTGTGAGAAAGCCGGCATCTTGGCGGAGTTGCGCAAGCGGGAACACTACGAGAAACCGAGTGTTCGCCGAAAGAAAAAAGAACTAGCTGCAAAGAAGCGGTACCTCCGCCGTATGGCCCGAGCAGCGGGCTTGTGA
- a CDS encoding glycerophosphodiester phosphodiesterase family protein has protein sequence MMRKCLCIAHRGSSAHAPEHTRAAFELALEQGAQMIELDVQLSADNALVVLHDADVARTSNGKGKVRELSLDQLRNLDAGSWFAAAFAGQKVLTLEEVLELIGGRALLNVEIKSPREEGGILIPRLLASLERFGALHTTLISSFDWWLLGDVREESEEVRLALLWSDPLIPWPWDRAAKLRATHLHPLWALVTREQVSEAHARGLWVNAWTVNDIPTMVELIDMGVDGIITDYPDRLTQVLQG, from the coding sequence ATGATGCGGAAGTGTTTGTGTATCGCCCACCGGGGGTCGTCTGCCCATGCCCCGGAGCATACCCGCGCAGCCTTCGAGTTGGCACTCGAGCAGGGGGCGCAAATGATCGAGCTCGATGTGCAATTGAGCGCCGACAATGCCTTGGTTGTGCTGCATGATGCTGACGTCGCCCGTACGAGCAACGGAAAGGGAAAGGTGCGAGAGTTGTCGCTCGACCAACTGCGGAACCTCGATGCCGGCAGTTGGTTCGCCGCCGCGTTCGCGGGCCAAAAAGTATTAACGTTGGAGGAGGTGCTCGAGCTGATTGGGGGGCGAGCTCTACTCAACGTTGAGATCAAGTCGCCTCGCGAAGAGGGCGGCATCCTGATTCCAAGGCTGCTGGCGTCGCTGGAACGGTTCGGAGCGCTCCACACGACGCTGATTTCCTCGTTCGATTGGTGGCTGCTGGGTGACGTGCGGGAGGAAAGTGAAGAGGTGCGCCTTGCACTCCTGTGGAGCGATCCCTTGATCCCGTGGCCGTGGGACCGTGCTGCGAAGCTCCGAGCCACTCATTTGCATCCGCTGTGGGCGCTAGTCACACGGGAGCAGGTTTCCGAGGCGCATGCGCGAGGACTTTGGGTGAATGCTTGGACGGTGAACGATATCCCGACGATGGTCGAACTCATCGACATGGGTGTCGACGGGATCATCACAGATTACCCGGATCGATTGACACAGGTGCTGCAGGGTTGA
- a CDS encoding 50S ribosomal protein L11 methyltransferase, producing the protein MGKPTAKEMIERASVSSAIVDRMQTYRQCDVTVRADYADLASQVLFELGSTGTEVEEQGQAVTFRAYFPEPASEFLAQRIEEELRELGCPQPTIVTRTLAAENWAETWRDWFTPVAAGQRLWVQPPWTTHAPPGRLKIVIEPGMAFGTGHHASTLGCLELLEVVLERCPVRTALDLGTGSGILAIALAKLGAAQVYAVDIDRTALHVARENVFGNQVADVVSVGEDWALPGVVYDCIVANLYRNALVELAAPITTHLAAGGSFVCAGFLRPDEAEIVSTYTLRGVSLEQRWERDGWVALLFHNPVR; encoded by the coding sequence ATGGGAAAACCAACTGCCAAGGAAATGATCGAGCGCGCCTCCGTCAGCAGCGCTATTGTCGATCGCATGCAGACGTACCGTCAGTGTGACGTAACGGTCCGCGCTGACTACGCTGACCTTGCCTCCCAAGTCCTGTTCGAACTCGGCTCTACGGGTACGGAGGTTGAAGAGCAGGGGCAGGCCGTGACTTTTCGCGCCTACTTCCCAGAACCTGCGAGTGAGTTTCTTGCGCAACGGATCGAAGAGGAGCTGCGCGAGCTCGGTTGCCCCCAGCCCACCATTGTGACTCGTACGCTGGCAGCGGAAAATTGGGCGGAGACCTGGCGCGACTGGTTCACTCCCGTGGCCGCTGGGCAGCGCCTGTGGGTTCAACCACCTTGGACCACGCACGCACCACCCGGCCGACTGAAAATCGTGATCGAACCGGGAATGGCTTTCGGGACAGGCCACCATGCGAGCACTCTTGGGTGCCTAGAACTCCTCGAAGTTGTGCTCGAGCGATGCCCAGTCCGGACCGCCTTGGACTTGGGCACTGGTTCCGGAATCCTTGCCATTGCCCTCGCCAAGCTGGGGGCGGCCCAAGTGTACGCGGTCGATATCGACCGTACCGCTCTCCACGTCGCACGAGAAAATGTGTTCGGCAACCAAGTCGCCGATGTAGTCAGCGTAGGAGAAGATTGGGCCTTACCCGGTGTCGTATATGACTGCATCGTCGCCAATCTGTACCGCAACGCGTTGGTCGAATTGGCTGCACCGATCACCACGCACCTAGCAGCAGGCGGAAGTTTCGTTTGTGCCGGCTTCCTAAGGCCAGACGAGGCTGAGATCGTCAGCACGTACACGTTGCGTGGGGTATCGCTGGAACAGCGCTGGGAACGCGATGGCTGGGTAGCACTGCTATTCCACAATCCCGTCCGATGA
- a CDS encoding CvpA family protein, whose translation MAEPTQVSVVSWDLPVLGFLLLASLRGFWRGVFREIGSLVGCLSGIILGWWGAVPLAEGMRSGAPGAASQLDAALVFLGTFVGLWMVGGLVGWAVEKLVRNPVAVWVSGAAGMVVGAIKGGVIAGACLVFAQVFVPQAAAQIEHATVARWLSQATSTATMWLVRYPQEP comes from the coding sequence ATGGCTGAGCCCACACAGGTGTCCGTGGTGAGTTGGGATCTGCCGGTACTCGGATTTTTGTTGTTGGCCAGTTTACGCGGCTTTTGGCGCGGCGTGTTTCGGGAGATCGGCTCGCTGGTGGGCTGTCTCTCCGGCATTATTCTCGGGTGGTGGGGCGCCGTGCCATTGGCAGAAGGCATGAGGAGTGGAGCGCCGGGTGCCGCATCGCAGCTCGATGCGGCACTCGTGTTTTTGGGGACCTTTGTTGGCTTGTGGATGGTTGGAGGGTTGGTTGGCTGGGCAGTTGAGAAGCTTGTGAGAAACCCTGTGGCGGTTTGGGTGAGTGGCGCGGCTGGCATGGTGGTCGGTGCGATCAAAGGTGGGGTGATTGCCGGAGCCTGTCTTGTGTTCGCTCAGGTGTTTGTCCCGCAAGCGGCGGCCCAGATCGAGCACGCCACTGTGGCTCGGTGGCTGAGCCAAGCGACGAGCACCGCGACCATGTGGTTGGTTCGGTACCCACAGGAGCCGTAA
- the gshB gene encoding glutathione synthase, protein MSRRFLFVMDPLERILPDRDTTFVFMLEAQARGIQVFTCTVEQLFARGHRAYAQAHRTDVNREGNPFHRLEDRVEPLEFYDAVFMRKDPPFDQSYLFATYLLSLVNPQQTFVLNSPRGLREANEKLYTLHFPSVIPPTLVSSDITRIKDFIREQGGTAILKPLDCCGGAGVFLASIDDRNLNSLLELTTQDGRRYLMVQRYLPEVREGDKRILLLNGEPLGAILRVPRADDHRGNIHVGGTVHPTTITERDREIIATLAPRLRADGLYFVGIDVIGPYLTEINVTSPTGIQEYNRLHGTRLEAAVIDLVLAQIRK, encoded by the coding sequence ATGAGCCGGCGCTTTTTGTTCGTCATGGATCCACTGGAGCGAATCCTTCCGGATCGCGACACCACCTTTGTTTTCATGCTGGAGGCCCAAGCGCGCGGGATCCAAGTATTCACCTGCACGGTCGAGCAACTATTTGCACGTGGCCACCGTGCCTATGCCCAGGCTCACCGGACCGACGTCAACCGCGAAGGCAACCCCTTCCACCGGCTAGAGGACAGGGTGGAACCGCTTGAGTTTTACGACGCGGTATTCATGCGGAAAGATCCCCCGTTCGACCAATCTTATCTTTTCGCCACCTACCTGCTCAGCCTGGTCAACCCACAACAGACCTTCGTCCTCAATTCTCCCCGCGGTCTGCGCGAAGCCAACGAGAAGCTTTACACCCTGCACTTTCCTAGCGTCATTCCTCCCACCCTGGTGAGCTCGGATATCACCAGAATCAAGGACTTCATTCGCGAGCAAGGCGGAACCGCAATTCTCAAACCCCTCGATTGCTGTGGCGGCGCGGGGGTATTTCTCGCATCCATCGACGACCGCAATCTCAACTCCCTTCTCGAGCTGACCACTCAGGACGGACGCCGATACCTCATGGTTCAGCGTTACCTTCCGGAGGTGCGCGAGGGCGACAAGCGCATTCTCCTCCTCAACGGCGAGCCCTTAGGCGCGATCCTGCGCGTGCCCCGTGCCGACGACCATCGCGGCAACATCCACGTCGGTGGCACCGTCCACCCTACCACTATCACCGAGCGGGACCGCGAAATCATCGCCACGCTTGCGCCGCGACTGCGTGCCGATGGTCTTTACTTTGTCGGCATTGACGTCATCGGCCCGTACTTGACGGAAATCAACGTTACGAGCCCCACCGGGATCCAAGAATACAACCGACTTCACGGCACCCGTCTCGAAGCCGCTGTCATTGACCTTGTTCTTGCACAGATCCGAAAATGA
- a CDS encoding 16S rRNA (uracil(1498)-N(3))-methyltransferase codes for MTLPTFIAAPFSVGIGSTLNLHGREFHHLRVRRLRPGSEVRVIDGTGASFVATVETIGRTEATLRICRALPFAGESHLEITLAIAMIRPERLEYALEKATELGAIRIIIFACERSRPAAVGARLRRWQRILQEATKQCQRSCVPAISSCASVQTLIEQTRPTFGLLLDEQETLENHLPQNPLPLEPPPRVTVVVGPEGGFSVEERLRFREAGFVSLHLGPRILRTETAAVVGLTLAQFWWGDLRVCSSVGDKLRAEARPRSIQS; via the coding sequence ATGACGCTCCCGACCTTTATTGCGGCACCGTTCTCCGTCGGCATTGGCAGCACCCTGAATCTTCACGGGCGCGAGTTTCACCATTTGAGGGTACGGCGCCTTCGCCCCGGCAGTGAGGTCCGGGTGATCGATGGCACGGGCGCTTCATTCGTCGCCACCGTGGAGACCATTGGGCGCACGGAAGCGACCCTCCGAATTTGCCGCGCGCTTCCCTTTGCCGGCGAGTCGCATTTGGAAATCACGCTCGCCATTGCCATGATCCGCCCGGAACGGCTCGAATACGCGCTGGAGAAAGCCACAGAGCTCGGTGCGATTCGCATCATTATTTTCGCCTGTGAACGCTCGCGGCCGGCGGCCGTGGGCGCTCGTCTCCGTCGCTGGCAACGGATTCTTCAAGAAGCAACGAAACAGTGCCAGCGAAGCTGCGTGCCCGCGATCAGCTCTTGTGCCTCGGTGCAAACGCTCATTGAGCAGACGCGACCCACTTTTGGTTTACTGCTGGACGAGCAGGAAACGCTGGAGAACCATCTCCCGCAAAACCCGTTGCCACTCGAACCTCCACCACGGGTGACCGTTGTCGTCGGCCCCGAGGGCGGGTTCAGCGTGGAGGAACGGCTCCGCTTCCGCGAGGCGGGGTTCGTCTCGTTACACCTTGGGCCGCGGATCCTCCGCACCGAAACCGCTGCCGTTGTCGGCCTCACACTGGCGCAATTCTGGTGGGGCGACCTCCGGGTATGCTCCTCCGTAGGCGACAAGTTGCGCGCGGAAGCTCGGCCGCGTAGCATCCAGTCATGA
- a CDS encoding C4-type zinc ribbon domain-containing protein: MPVESALAQLAALQNLDQQLREKMEQLEGLRARLSDWRTRIEARRESAAALQKQFQELDGRRRDLERRLAEEDAKMRDRRMRLQRVRNEKEAQALHREIELGKQANQQLESDLLQLLEALETLQKELKAAEEDQQALENEFREDSTRHEVEIQQLAQEIERIRAERAQLAMAIDASLLRRYEQIFQRREGLAVVEIQEPICKGCHMNLSPQFFIELQRGDEIRLCPNCHRILYFRVDRAGEDG; this comes from the coding sequence ATGCCAGTGGAATCAGCGCTAGCGCAGTTGGCTGCCCTGCAAAACTTGGATCAGCAGCTCCGGGAGAAGATGGAGCAGCTCGAAGGGCTGCGCGCGAGGCTGAGCGATTGGCGCACTCGCATCGAAGCGAGGCGGGAGTCTGCTGCAGCATTGCAGAAGCAATTTCAGGAGCTCGATGGCCGACGCCGGGATCTCGAGCGGAGGCTTGCCGAAGAAGACGCTAAGATGCGCGACCGTCGAATGCGTTTGCAGCGCGTGCGCAACGAAAAAGAGGCCCAGGCGCTGCACCGGGAGATTGAGCTCGGCAAGCAAGCAAACCAACAACTAGAGTCGGACTTATTGCAACTCCTCGAAGCCCTGGAAACCCTGCAGAAGGAACTCAAGGCTGCCGAAGAGGACCAACAGGCCCTGGAGAACGAATTTCGTGAAGACAGCACGCGGCACGAGGTGGAGATTCAACAGTTGGCTCAGGAGATTGAGCGGATTCGCGCCGAACGGGCACAGTTGGCCATGGCAATCGATGCGAGCTTGCTGCGCAGGTACGAGCAAATTTTTCAACGGCGCGAAGGGCTTGCGGTCGTCGAAATTCAAGAGCCGATTTGCAAGGGCTGCCACATGAACCTCTCCCCGCAGTTCTTTATCGAACTGCAACGGGGTGACGAAATTCGCCTCTGCCCGAACTGCCACCGGATCTTGTATTTTCGCGTCGACCGAGCTGGTGAGGACGGGTAG
- the dnaG gene encoding DNA primase, whose product MAEFVADASLEEIQRRVSIVDLVSTYVRLKKQGRRFVGLCPFHAEKTPSFSVSPEKGLFYCFGCGVGGNIFTFFMRVERVDFRTAVERLAEKAGVPLTQRRGSSPHDVRNRAYLVHRVAAEYFAMALARPEGRLARSYLTHRGISPELAGRFGLGFCPPGPGLQQALTHAGVSVTEACRWGLLAERTGGGTYPRFGGRVIFPIRNAAGAVVAFAGRAIGDQLPKYMNSPESVVFRKGELLFGLYEACQAIRDSGRVLVVEGYLDVLALVEAGMGEVVATMGTAVTEKHFEILRRLADEVYICFDGDEAGRRAAERAFVVSTKVGVWAQGVFLPAGQDPDSFVRSAGVEAMRQAIANSIPLADFYVDRKAPPPGASVAAKSRVIHEIAEVVGSMPDPVMAQLLVQKAAVRIGVDERFFQLQRRPLITEQPDPQTPTTEGAPWARPEEQTLLAAMAANRQVAQRMASEGVGQLFLTPGLNELAQRITRAWESATESSEFLSELPEDLQGMVSAYLLGAGPLAGVDLVRVANDCVVKLKKRQSRMRLETLKEQLRLAQSQGNEAKVAALRDQLKSLRELLDP is encoded by the coding sequence ATGGCAGAGTTCGTTGCCGATGCGAGCTTGGAAGAAATTCAGCGCCGAGTATCGATTGTCGATCTAGTCTCCACCTACGTACGCTTGAAGAAGCAGGGGCGCCGCTTTGTCGGGTTGTGCCCCTTTCACGCGGAAAAAACGCCTTCCTTCTCGGTCAGCCCTGAAAAAGGGCTTTTTTACTGTTTTGGCTGCGGTGTGGGTGGGAACATCTTTACGTTCTTCATGCGCGTCGAACGGGTCGACTTTCGCACCGCCGTCGAGCGCTTGGCAGAAAAGGCCGGGGTGCCCTTAACGCAGCGTAGAGGTAGCAGTCCGCACGATGTGCGGAACCGGGCTTACCTGGTTCACCGCGTGGCTGCTGAATATTTCGCGATGGCGCTCGCCCGCCCGGAAGGAAGGTTGGCTCGATCATATTTAACGCATCGTGGCATTTCGCCAGAACTCGCGGGGCGATTCGGCTTGGGATTTTGCCCGCCGGGTCCTGGGTTACAGCAGGCACTCACTCATGCTGGCGTGAGTGTAACGGAGGCGTGCCGTTGGGGATTATTGGCGGAGCGCACCGGTGGTGGCACCTACCCGCGTTTTGGGGGCCGGGTGATATTCCCGATCCGCAACGCGGCAGGGGCAGTGGTCGCCTTTGCGGGGCGCGCCATCGGGGATCAGCTCCCTAAGTACATGAACTCGCCGGAATCCGTTGTGTTCCGCAAGGGCGAATTGCTCTTTGGCTTATACGAGGCGTGCCAGGCCATTCGTGACAGTGGTCGCGTGTTGGTTGTCGAAGGATACTTGGATGTGTTGGCGCTCGTAGAAGCGGGGATGGGCGAGGTCGTGGCCACGATGGGCACAGCAGTGACGGAGAAGCACTTCGAAATCCTCCGCCGCTTAGCGGATGAGGTGTACATATGCTTCGACGGCGACGAAGCTGGTCGGCGAGCGGCGGAGCGCGCGTTTGTGGTCTCGACTAAGGTGGGCGTGTGGGCGCAAGGAGTTTTTCTGCCCGCCGGCCAAGATCCCGATTCGTTTGTGCGCAGTGCGGGAGTTGAGGCAATGCGCCAGGCAATCGCGAACTCGATCCCGCTTGCGGATTTTTACGTCGACCGCAAAGCCCCGCCACCCGGGGCCTCGGTGGCCGCAAAATCACGCGTGATTCACGAAATCGCCGAGGTGGTCGGTTCGATGCCCGACCCCGTGATGGCGCAATTGCTCGTCCAGAAGGCCGCGGTTCGAATTGGGGTGGACGAGCGCTTCTTCCAGCTCCAGCGACGGCCTTTAATAACGGAACAGCCGGATCCTCAGACGCCGACTACGGAAGGCGCTCCGTGGGCGAGGCCGGAAGAGCAGACTTTATTGGCGGCGATGGCAGCCAACCGGCAAGTGGCGCAGCGGATGGCGAGCGAAGGAGTCGGGCAACTCTTCTTGACGCCAGGTTTAAATGAGTTGGCACAGCGGATTACGCGCGCCTGGGAGAGCGCGACGGAGTCGTCGGAGTTCCTCAGTGAGTTGCCAGAGGACTTGCAAGGAATGGTGAGCGCCTATCTTCTTGGGGCTGGGCCCTTGGCGGGAGTGGACCTTGTGCGAGTGGCAAACGACTGCGTGGTGAAACTCAAGAAACGGCAGAGCCGAATGCGTTTGGAGACGCTGAAAGAACAACTTCGCCTAGCGCAAAGCCAGGGCAACGAAGCGAAAGTCGCCGCGCTCCGCGATCAGCTCAAGAGCCTGCGAGAGTTGTTAGACCCATGA
- the mraZ gene encoding division/cell wall cluster transcriptional repressor MraZ, which translates to MFRGTFEHTVDEKGRVSVPARFRAYLQSVNDNRVVITNFQIDGFPCLDVYPYAAWVQLEEQLRGKPQFDPRILKFVTFYVASAHDCELDKQGRILLPPTLREYAGLKRDVVFASAIDKFRIWDRETWRKVHAAASEVANQPEVLEQLGV; encoded by the coding sequence ATGTTTCGGGGCACTTTCGAACACACGGTGGATGAAAAGGGGCGAGTGAGTGTCCCAGCTCGGTTCCGGGCGTACTTGCAATCGGTGAACGACAACCGAGTGGTCATCACCAATTTCCAGATCGACGGCTTCCCCTGTCTCGACGTTTACCCCTATGCTGCTTGGGTTCAGCTCGAGGAACAACTCCGCGGAAAGCCACAGTTCGACCCGCGGATCCTGAAGTTCGTCACCTTCTACGTCGCCAGTGCGCACGACTGCGAGTTGGACAAGCAAGGCCGAATCTTGTTGCCGCCCACGTTGCGCGAGTACGCCGGGCTCAAGCGCGATGTGGTGTTCGCTTCAGCGATCGACAAGTTCCGCATTTGGGATCGCGAGACCTGGCGTAAAGTACATGCGGCGGCAAGCGAGGTAGCCAATCAGCCCGAGGTTCTCGAGCAGTTGGGGGTGTGA
- a CDS encoding transpeptidase family protein, with translation MSGLAVRTGARLRLMSGFSLLLFTACFVRAVHLMVWQADFLQVRARQQHTQRVAAPIERGPIVDRNGELLAVTVEAGDIYLRPAEFDPGHAAALADALGMTAREVLQRASAPAPFVWLKRNASREQVDRVASLRTPGVGVQATRRREYPMGSLAGQVLGTVGVDLQGLGGVEAAYDRFLRFSGPRDFVERDARGRRLRRHALKGPEAATGVQVQLTLDARLQRATEESLRQAVEQTRALQGLAVILDPQTGEVLALAHYPWFDPNQPEEAASGRARIRAITDPFEPGSTFKAFVAAAGLEHGVVRQDERLYCEGGRYRVGNRVVRDHEGYGWLSLADVIRHSSNICTAKIGERLGAERLHAALTRFGFDRTTGIDLPGEKAYPLRPWQRWARIHLVTKSFGQGVAVTPLQLVTAYAALANGGKLLRPYVVRRVTSAEGTVLFENRPQVVREVISPEVAATVSSLLEGVVESGTGKKAHIQGIRVAGKTGTAQKVEPGTGRYSPRDRIASFVGYFPVEAPRFVILVVIDTPRTATYGGLVAAPVFHEIGEFVADRFELRLAAVPPLPPPALPSSAPSLQKANWAGEEAFVGMPSFLGMSLREALLQAQRAGWNVEAEGWGFVIAQDPPPGALAAPERKLKLRLAPPMG, from the coding sequence ATGAGTGGGTTGGCGGTGCGGACGGGCGCGCGACTGCGCTTGATGAGTGGTTTTTCGCTGCTGCTGTTCACTGCGTGCTTCGTGCGGGCTGTGCACCTTATGGTTTGGCAGGCCGACTTTCTGCAAGTCCGTGCGCGGCAGCAGCACACCCAGCGCGTGGCAGCCCCCATTGAGCGTGGGCCGATAGTGGACCGTAACGGGGAGCTGCTCGCCGTTACCGTTGAGGCCGGAGACATTTACCTCCGACCTGCTGAGTTCGATCCGGGTCACGCAGCCGCCTTGGCAGATGCGCTGGGCATGACCGCTCGCGAAGTGTTGCAGCGGGCGAGCGCACCGGCACCTTTTGTGTGGCTCAAGCGGAATGCCTCGCGTGAGCAAGTGGATCGCGTGGCGTCTTTGCGCACGCCTGGTGTGGGAGTGCAGGCGACTCGGCGTCGTGAGTACCCCATGGGATCCTTGGCTGGCCAGGTGCTGGGAACGGTCGGGGTCGATCTTCAAGGTCTCGGCGGCGTAGAAGCGGCGTACGATCGCTTTTTGCGGTTCTCTGGGCCGCGAGACTTCGTGGAGCGTGACGCTCGTGGTCGGCGCCTGCGGCGCCACGCGCTGAAGGGACCGGAAGCCGCCACCGGCGTGCAGGTGCAACTCACATTGGACGCAAGATTGCAACGCGCCACCGAAGAAAGCTTGCGCCAGGCGGTGGAGCAAACCCGTGCGCTGCAAGGTTTGGCGGTAATTCTCGATCCACAAACAGGCGAAGTGCTCGCCTTGGCCCATTACCCGTGGTTCGATCCGAATCAACCGGAGGAGGCAGCGAGTGGTCGAGCCCGCATTCGGGCGATTACGGATCCGTTCGAGCCAGGCTCTACGTTCAAAGCGTTTGTGGCCGCGGCAGGGCTCGAACATGGTGTTGTCCGGCAAGACGAGCGCCTCTATTGCGAGGGAGGTCGGTACCGGGTTGGCAATCGGGTTGTGCGTGATCACGAGGGCTACGGCTGGCTCAGCCTGGCAGACGTAATTCGCCACTCGAGCAACATTTGCACGGCAAAAATCGGCGAGCGGCTTGGAGCAGAACGACTGCACGCTGCGCTGACTCGCTTCGGTTTCGACCGCACCACCGGAATCGATTTGCCTGGTGAGAAGGCGTACCCCTTACGGCCGTGGCAGCGGTGGGCGCGCATTCACCTGGTGACGAAGAGTTTTGGTCAGGGTGTCGCCGTGACGCCTCTCCAACTTGTCACCGCCTACGCTGCTTTGGCCAACGGCGGGAAGCTTCTGCGACCTTACGTGGTTCGGCGTGTCACCAGCGCGGAGGGTACCGTTCTGTTCGAAAACCGACCCCAAGTTGTGCGCGAGGTGATCTCGCCCGAGGTGGCCGCCACTGTATCCAGCTTGCTCGAGGGTGTTGTGGAGTCGGGAACTGGTAAGAAGGCGCACATCCAAGGAATCCGCGTTGCTGGCAAAACGGGTACGGCCCAAAAGGTGGAACCGGGAACCGGCCGTTATTCTCCTCGGGATCGGATTGCATCGTTTGTCGGGTATTTCCCGGTTGAGGCACCGCGCTTCGTGATTTTGGTCGTCATCGACACTCCTCGTACAGCGACGTACGGAGGCTTGGTCGCCGCACCAGTCTTTCACGAAATCGGCGAGTTCGTCGCCGATCGGTTTGAATTGCGATTGGCTGCGGTGCCCCCTCTTCCCCCGCCCGCGCTTCCCAGCAGTGCTCCCTCCCTGCAGAAAGCAAACTGGGCGGGGGAAGAGGCTTTTGTGGGTATGCCGAGTTTTCTCGGCATGAGCCTGCGGGAGGCCTTGTTGCAGGCGCAAAGGGCCGGGTGGAACGTGGAGGCGGAAGGATGGGGCTTTGTCATCGCGCAGGATCCACCTCCTGGGGCTTTGGCAGCTCCGGAGAGAAAACTGAAGCTGCGGTTGGCACCCCCGATGGGTTGA